The following proteins come from a genomic window of Salvia hispanica cultivar TCC Black 2014 chromosome 4, UniMelb_Shisp_WGS_1.0, whole genome shotgun sequence:
- the LOC125218700 gene encoding homeobox-leucine zipper protein HAT3-like, with protein MSSSRDDGLGLSLSLRCPENHHSHDSPPPPPPPAAAPFPLNLFRSPLPFMQPHKPSPPDAFHHSTDGNTEARSIFRGIDVNRAITVIDCDEEVMVSSPNSTVSSLSGKRSEREENDGERATSSLEIDDDGGDAAGRKKLRLSKEQAAVLEETFMEHNTLNPKQKTALAKQLNLRPRQVEVWFQNRRARTKLKQTEVDCEYLRRCCENLTEENRRLQKEVSELRALKLSPQFYMNMSPPTTLTMCPQCERVAVSSSSAAHHHHQRPPPR; from the exons aTGTCAAGCTCTAGAGATGATGGGTTAGGTTTGAGCTTGAGCCTGAGATGCCCGGAGAATCATCACAGTCATgattctcctcctcctccgccgccccCCGCCGCCGCCCCTTTTCCGTTGAATCTGTTTAGGTCTCCTTTGCCCTTTATGCAGCCGCACAAACCCTCACCACCAGATGCTTTTCACCATTCTACTG ATGGGAATACGGAGGCGAGGTCCATATTCCGAGGAATCGATGTGAACCGAGCAATTACAGTGATCGACTGCGACGAGGAGGTGATGGTCTCCTCCCCCAACAGCACGGTGTCGAGCCTCAGCGGGAAGAGGAGCGAGAGAGAGGAGAACGACGGCGAGAGAGCCACCAGCTCCCTCGAGATCGACGACGACGGCGGCGATGCCGCCGGCCGGAAAAAGCTCCGCCTCTCGAAGGAGCAGGCCGCCGTCCTCGAAGAGACCTTCATGGAACACAACACTCTCAATCCG AAGCAGAAAACGGCTCTGGCGAAGCAGCTGAATCTGAGGCCGAGGCAGGTGGAGGTGTGGTTCCAGAACAGAAGGGCGAGGACGAAGCTCAAGCAAACGGAGGTGGACTGTGAGTATCTGCGGCGGTGCTGCGAGAATCTGACGGAGGAGAACAGGCGGCTGCAGAAGGAGGTGAGTGAGCTGAGGGCGTTGAAGCTCTCCCCTCAATTCTACATGAACATGAGCCCTCCCACCACCCTCACCATGTGCCCCCAGTGCGAGCGCGTCGCcgtctcctcctcctccgccgcccaccaccaccaccagaGGCCGCCGCCGAGATAA
- the LOC125219656 gene encoding uncharacterized protein LOC125219656 — MAAAAAAPPPPNFPPFTPPPSKSDSNALFKSLIIVFLLLAIPLFPSQAPAFIPPTVFAGFWEIIHLLFIGIAVSYGLFARRASQFVPDKSATDSYLSGISHISSIFDHGYENENDMLLDNYANCGDYQFLGNDDCVVVPSGVKIGSLLRDGEDEGGGDRAWHSHYTKGESLVVVSNAKCFVGGSSDFKPLNLPIRSLRSRAMDSTDSDEKEFKNGNEFSCNKYEAKGNDDSNDDDDARAVVKIRGVVPVNLDKRFEEVAGRSTSPIWCSRSGRVEDEEDVSKLPAHNRPHSVGEFEFEHLKSRRPLRGCKFSSTPELRSSKVENLERERVFAAAHSKADSIDSDPFSNSASSDMDSVGDLENSLESSSVEEEVRKGKQAIESLESDVKSSPLSKVPARAKSVRTIKPKRYEHCPNRGEGRVGRRFIKSQAVDSLVKGREEPEILPDRQNQEYGRIFSMPKPKPTLPEVQSEEKHDVDDLSSTKSVDGEIGFDKTSAKDETRPSIDTDGELGSEVDRKADEFIAKFREQIRRQKASTSSVEGHSGW, encoded by the coding sequence AtggcagcagcagcagcagcaccGCCACCGCCCAATTTCCCTCCCTTCACACCTCCACCAAGTAAGTCCGATTCAAACGCCCTCTTCAAATCCCTCATTATCGTCTTTCTCCTTCTCGCCATTCCGCTATTTCCTTCCCAAGCCCCCGCCTTCATCCCTCCAACCGTCTTCGCCGGTTTCTGGGAGATCATCCACCTCCTCTTCATCGGAATCGCCGTCTCCTACGGCCTCTTCGCCAGACGAGCTTCTCAATTCGTCCCCGATAAATCTGCAACCGACTCCTATTTATCTGGGATTTCTcacatttcttcaattttcgaCCATGggtatgaaaatgaaaatgatatgtTGCTTGATAATTATGCTAATTGTGGTGATTATCAGTTTTTAGGAAATGATGATTGTGTAGTAGTGCCTAGTGGTGTAAAGATTGGATCTTTATTGCGGGATGGTGAGGATGAGGGGGGTGGGGATCGAGCGTGGCACTCGCACTATACGAAAGGTGAATCTTTGGTAGTTGTCTCTAATGCTAAGTGTTTTGTTGGTGGAAGCTCTGATTTTAAGCCATTGAATTTGCCCATTAGGAGTTTGAGGTCAAGAGCTATGGATAGTACTGATAGTGATGAGAAAGAATTCAAGAATGGGAATGAGTTTAGTTGTAACAAATATGAGGCTAAGGGAAACGATGATAgtaatgatgatgatgatgctaGGGCTGTTGTTAAGATTAGGGGTGTGGTTCCTGTGAATTTGGACAAGAGGTTTGAGGAGGTTGCTGGGCGATCAACGAGCCCAATTTGGTGCTCGAGATCAGGGAGGGTGGAAGATGAGGAGGATGTTTCCAAGCTACCTGCACATAATAGGCCTCATTCTGTTGGGGAATTTGAGTTTGAGCATCTCAAGTCTAGGAGGCCACTTCGTGGTTGTAAGTTTTCGAGTACTCCTGAATTGAGAAGCTCGAAAGTTGAAAATTTGGAGAGGGAAAGGGTGTTTGCTGCCGCACATTCGAAAGCAGACTCCATAGATTCTGATCCCTTTAGCAATAGTGCTTCCTCGGACATGGACAGTGTTGGGGATTTGGAAAACAGCCTTGAAAGCTCTAGTGTTGAAGAGGAAGTGAGGAAAGGTAAACAAGCTATTGAGTCTTTGGAAAGTGATGTGAAGTCCTCACCCCTTTCTAAGGTTCCAGCAAGAGCTAAGTCGGTTAGGACAATCAAACCAAAGAGATATGAGCATTGCCCTAATCGAGGTGAAGGCAGGGTTGGGAGGAGGTTCATCAAATCGCAAGCAGTGGATTCTTTGGTTAAAGGAAGAGAGGAACCGGAAATTCTCCCTGACCGTCAAAACCAAGAATATGGTCGTATATTCTCTATGCCGAAGCCAAAACCAACTCTTCCTGAGGTCCAGAGTGAAGAGAAACATGATGTTGATGACCTTAGCTCTACTAAGTCTGTAGATGGAGAGATAGGGTTTGACAAGACTTCGGCCAAGGATGAAACTCGACCTAGCATTGACACTGATGGCGAACTTGGGAGTGAAGTTGATAGAAAGGCTGATGAGTTTATAGCCAAGTTCAGAGAGCAAATAAGGCGCCAGAAGGCTTCGACTTCATCTGTGGAAGGTCATAGTGGCTGGTAG
- the LOC125220199 gene encoding phosphatidylglycerophosphate phosphatase PTPMT2-like → MYIEELKEGNSECGEQKVCGDLCEGDLIVWDPKRLLVGAGARALFYPTLLYNVVRNKIQSEFRWWDRVDEYVLLGAVPFPTDVPRLKALGVGGVVTLNESYETLVPSSLYHDHGIDHLLIPTRDYLFAPSQRDICQAVEFIHGNALCGKTTYVHCKAGRGRSTTIVLCYLVKHKEMTPGAAFEYVRSIRPRVLLASSQRQCVEDYYNGLKKSGAESRVVNAPITTLSLPETEGADAEEFDDNSLVLITESDLDGYDENHESGEVGEKMMSEINLACKVQFVSQAAISRLSYLWVRYQTGSRRSMGVDIHVY, encoded by the exons ATGTATATTGAGGAATTGAAAGAGGGGAATTCTGAGTGCGGTGAGCAGAAAGTGTGTGGTGATCTTTGTGAAGGGGATTTAATCGTTTGGGACCCGAAAAGGCTCTTGGTCGGGGCGGGTGCACGAGCTCTTTTCTATCCAACATTGTTGTATAATGTTGTCAGGAATAAGATTCAGTCCGAGTTCCGGTGGTGGGATAGGGTTGATGAG TATGTTTTGCTCGGAGCTGTTCCATTTCCAACTGATGTGCCACGCTTGAAAGCTCTTGGCGTAGGCGGGGTTGTTACTTTAAATGAATCATATGAGACTTTAGTTCCCAGTTCACTATATCAT GATCACGGCATTGACCACTTGCTGATTCCCACAAGAGATTACCTTTTTGCTCCCTCGCAAAGGGATATATGCCAAGCTGTAGAATTTATCCATG GCAATGCACTTTGTGGAAAAACTACATATGTTCACTGTAAGGCTGGCCGAGGACGCAGCACTACAATCGTTCTCTGTTACCTT GTTAAACACAAGGAAATGACACCAGGAGCTGCATTTGAGTATGTGAGATCCATCCGCCCACGGGTCTTGTTGGCCTCCTCCCAGCGGCAG TGTGTTGAAGATTATTACAATGGGTTGAAAAAATCCGGGGCCGAGAGTCGTGTGGTAAATGCTCCAATAACAACTTTGAGCTTACCCGAGACTGAGGGAGCTGATGCGGAAGAGTTTGACGACAACTCATTGGTGTTGATCACTGAATCAGACCTTGATGGATACGACGAAAACCATGAATCAGGGGAAGTGGGAGAGAAGATGATGAGTGAAATAAACCTTGCTTGCAAGGTGCAGTTTGTGAGCCAAGCAGCTATATCGAGGCTGTCGTACCTGTGGGTTCGTTACCAGACGGGGTCGAGGAGGAGTATGGGGGTTGACATACATGTTTATTGA
- the LOC125220200 gene encoding peptidyl-prolyl cis-trans isomerase FKBP20-2, chloroplastic isoform X1, translating into MTFLSSSLPSTPNYFPCNTLVIHQSHGTSCPQTRAPSCACQIDQGKMGRRLFFTFLAGSGAMSAALPSSGKTKKQTPFDERRLLEQNKRIQRENNVPDDFPSFLREGFQVRVVAPDYYVTRDSGLVLWDIAPGQGDCPKDGQQVTFHYVGYNESGRRIDSTYLQGTPAKVRLGTNGLIPGFEEGIKDMKPGGKRRIIVPPELGPPVGPSTFFSSKQYEVFDIELLSIQDCTRRTIGFYSDVVCS; encoded by the exons ATGACTTTCCTCTCTTCCTCATTACCCTCCACTCCTAATTATTTTCCTT GTAATACTCTTGTAATCCATCAATCCCATGGAACCTCTTGTCCTCAAACCAGAGCACCATCTTGTGCCTGCCAAAT AGACCAGGGAAAAATGGGGAGGAGGCTCTTCTTCACTTTCCTTGCTGGATCAGGCGCCATGTCTGCAGCATTGCCATCCTCCGGGAAGACGAAGAAGCAGACCCCGTTCGATGAGAGGCGCCTGCTTGAGCAGAACAAGCGCATTCAGAGGGAGAATAACGTGCCCGATGACTTCCCGAGTTTTCTCAGAGAAg GTTTCCAGGTTAGAGTAGTGGCACCGGACTACTATGTTACGCGTGACTCAGGTCTCGTGTTGTGGGATATTGCACCTGGCCAAGGTGATTGCCCTAAGGATGGCCAGCAG GTGACGTTTCACTACGTTGGCTATAATGAGTCGGGGAGACGTATAGACAGCACGTACTTGCAAGGCACTCCTGCCAAAGTTCGACTTGGTACTAATGGATTAATCCCAG GATTCGAGGAGGGAATCAAAGACATGAAGCCGGGAGGGAAACGGAGGATAATCGTCCCTCCAGAGCTAGGTCCACCA GTTGGACCTTCCACTTTTTTCAGCTCCAAGCAGTATGAAGTTTTTGATATAGAATTGCTAAGCATCCAAGATTGCACGAGGAGGACGATTGGCTTTTATTCCGATGTTGTTTGTTCTTGA
- the LOC125220200 gene encoding peptidyl-prolyl cis-trans isomerase FKBP20-2, chloroplastic isoform X2: protein MGRRLFFTFLAGSGAMSAALPSSGKTKKQTPFDERRLLEQNKRIQRENNVPDDFPSFLREGFQVRVVAPDYYVTRDSGLVLWDIAPGQGDCPKDGQQVTFHYVGYNESGRRIDSTYLQGTPAKVRLGTNGLIPGFEEGIKDMKPGGKRRIIVPPELGPPVGPSTFFSSKQYEVFDIELLSIQDCTRRTIGFYSDVVCS from the exons ATGGGGAGGAGGCTCTTCTTCACTTTCCTTGCTGGATCAGGCGCCATGTCTGCAGCATTGCCATCCTCCGGGAAGACGAAGAAGCAGACCCCGTTCGATGAGAGGCGCCTGCTTGAGCAGAACAAGCGCATTCAGAGGGAGAATAACGTGCCCGATGACTTCCCGAGTTTTCTCAGAGAAg GTTTCCAGGTTAGAGTAGTGGCACCGGACTACTATGTTACGCGTGACTCAGGTCTCGTGTTGTGGGATATTGCACCTGGCCAAGGTGATTGCCCTAAGGATGGCCAGCAG GTGACGTTTCACTACGTTGGCTATAATGAGTCGGGGAGACGTATAGACAGCACGTACTTGCAAGGCACTCCTGCCAAAGTTCGACTTGGTACTAATGGATTAATCCCAG GATTCGAGGAGGGAATCAAAGACATGAAGCCGGGAGGGAAACGGAGGATAATCGTCCCTCCAGAGCTAGGTCCACCA GTTGGACCTTCCACTTTTTTCAGCTCCAAGCAGTATGAAGTTTTTGATATAGAATTGCTAAGCATCCAAGATTGCACGAGGAGGACGATTGGCTTTTATTCCGATGTTGTTTGTTCTTGA
- the LOC125220198 gene encoding cationic amino acid transporter 9, chloroplastic-like isoform X2, producing MQRPVTSSPSPSCYSRFWSSATRSKPISPPPDSSVRDSLARRLGLFDLILIGVGASIGAGIFVVTGTVARDTGPGVTLSFIIAGASCVLNALCYAELASRLPAVVGGAYMYAYSAFNELTAFLVFTQLMLDYHIGAASIARSLAGYWVSVLELIPFLNDNIPSWVGHGDTFLHVFSINIFAPIILGLLTVVLCRGVGESSILNSIMTVTKVLIVIFVIIAGSFKVDVANWTPFAPNGAKSILTGATVVFFAYVGFDAVANSAEESKRPQKDLPLGIIGSLMICVGLYIAVCLVITGMVPYEHLGEEAPLANAFTSKGLKYVSVLISCGAIAGLTTTLLVGLYVQSRLYLGLGRDGLLPAIFAKVHPARQTPVHSQVWVGLIASILAGFLNVHVLSHVLSVGSLTGYSVVSACVVTLRWKDNKTSNADSTKRISNRAEGIFCLVAIACCVFAGATLYLRQAYTDPPGFSCPGVPILPSISIFINIFLFAQLHYEAWVRFVVLNIVALGVYAFYGQFHAKPGSAGEV from the exons ATGCAACGCCCCGTGACGTCATCCCCCTCGCCGTCGTGCTACTCTCGCTTCTGGTCTTCCGCCACCAGGTCGAAGCCGATCTCCCCGCCGCCGGACTCCTCCGTCCGCGACAGCCTTGCGCGGCGGTTAGGCCTCTTCGATCTCATTTTGATCGGCGTCGGAGCCTCCATCGGCGCCGGAATATTTGTCGTCACCGGCACCGTCGCCCGTGACACCGGTCCCG GAGTTACACTTAGCTTCATCATTGCAGGAGCATCTTGTGTTCTGAATGCTCTCTGTTATGCTGAACTAGCTTCTCGTTTGCCTGCGGTTGTTGGGGGAGCATACATGTATGCTTACTCGGCTTTCAACGAGCTCACAGCTTTTTTAGTGTTTACTCAGCTGATGCTCGACTATCATATTGGTGCTGCTAGCATAGCACGTAGCTTAGCCGGCTATTGGGTTTCTGTCTTGGAGCTCATTCCCTTTCTCAATGATAACATTCCAAGTTGGGTTGGGCATGGAGACACATTTCTTCATGTATTCTCGATTAACATCTTTGCTCCTATAATTCTAGGCCTCCTCACGGTAGTGCTGTGTCGGGGTGTAGGAGAGTCTTCAATATTGAACTCAATCATGACCGTGACAAAG GTACTCATTGTTATCTTTGTCATAATTGCTGGATCGTTTAAGGTTGACGTTGCGAATTGGACTCCCTTTGCACCAAATGGTGCCAAGTCAATATTGACAGGAGCAACTGTGGTCTTCTTTGCATATGTAGGATTTGATGCAGTTGCTAATTCTGCGGAAGAATCCAAGAGACCGCAG AAGGATTTACCATTAGGCATCATTGGCAGCCTCATGATCTGTGTCGGGTTGTATATCGCTGTTTGCTTAGTGATTACTGGAATGGTTCCGTACGAACATCTAGGAGAAGAAGCACCTTTGGCTAATGCTTTCACCTCCAAGGGCTTGAAATATGTCTCAGTCCTAATTAGCTGCGGTGCGATTGCTGGACTTACAACAACACTCTTAGTTGGGCTCTATGTTCAG TCTCGGTTATATCTCGGACTTGGAAGAGACGGTTTACTACCAGCTATATTTGCCAAAGTCCACCCGGCGCGACAAACTCCAGTACATTCACAAGTTTGGGTTGGTCTTATTGCTAGCATTTTGGCAGGTTTTCTTAATGTTCACGTGCTCTCACACGTTCTCTCAGTTGGATCCTTG ACAGGGTATTCAGTTGTTTCAGCATGTGTGGTTACCCTACGCTGGAAGGACAATAAGACATCTAACGCGGATTCTACTAAGCGTATTTCTAATAGGGCGGAAGGCATCTTTTGCCTCGTTGCAATTGCCTGTTGCG TGTTTGCTGGTGCAACTCTCTACCTACGACAA GCTTATACTGATCCACCAGGTTTTTCTTGTCCCGGAGTTCCAATACTTCCGTCAATCAGCATTTTCatcaatatctttttattcGCTCAG CTCCACTATGAAGCCTGGGTGAGATTCGTTGTCCTAAACATTGTTGCGCTAGGCGTTTATGCATTTTACGGCCAGTTTCACGCCAAACCT GGTTCTGCTGGTGAAGTTTAG
- the LOC125220198 gene encoding cationic amino acid transporter 9, chloroplastic-like isoform X1: MQRPVTSSPSPSCYSRFWSSATRSKPISPPPDSSVRDSLARRLGLFDLILIGVGASIGAGIFVVTGTVARDTGPGVTLSFIIAGASCVLNALCYAELASRLPAVVGGAYMYAYSAFNELTAFLVFTQLMLDYHIGAASIARSLAGYWVSVLELIPFLNDNIPSWVGHGDTFLHVFSINIFAPIILGLLTVVLCRGVGESSILNSIMTVTKVLIVIFVIIAGSFKVDVANWTPFAPNGAKSILTGATVVFFAYVGFDAVANSAEESKRPQKDLPLGIIGSLMICVGLYIAVCLVITGMVPYEHLGEEAPLANAFTSKGLKYVSVLISCGAIAGLTTTLLVGLYVQSRLYLGLGRDGLLPAIFAKVHPARQTPVHSQVWVGLIASILAGFLNVHVLSHVLSVGSLTGYSVVSACVVTLRWKDNKTSNADSTKRISNRAEGIFCLVAIACCGCATGILFRFGASFVYLIIASVIAVFAGATLYLRQAYTDPPGFSCPGVPILPSISIFINIFLFAQLHYEAWVRFVVLNIVALGVYAFYGQFHAKPGSAGEV; encoded by the exons ATGCAACGCCCCGTGACGTCATCCCCCTCGCCGTCGTGCTACTCTCGCTTCTGGTCTTCCGCCACCAGGTCGAAGCCGATCTCCCCGCCGCCGGACTCCTCCGTCCGCGACAGCCTTGCGCGGCGGTTAGGCCTCTTCGATCTCATTTTGATCGGCGTCGGAGCCTCCATCGGCGCCGGAATATTTGTCGTCACCGGCACCGTCGCCCGTGACACCGGTCCCG GAGTTACACTTAGCTTCATCATTGCAGGAGCATCTTGTGTTCTGAATGCTCTCTGTTATGCTGAACTAGCTTCTCGTTTGCCTGCGGTTGTTGGGGGAGCATACATGTATGCTTACTCGGCTTTCAACGAGCTCACAGCTTTTTTAGTGTTTACTCAGCTGATGCTCGACTATCATATTGGTGCTGCTAGCATAGCACGTAGCTTAGCCGGCTATTGGGTTTCTGTCTTGGAGCTCATTCCCTTTCTCAATGATAACATTCCAAGTTGGGTTGGGCATGGAGACACATTTCTTCATGTATTCTCGATTAACATCTTTGCTCCTATAATTCTAGGCCTCCTCACGGTAGTGCTGTGTCGGGGTGTAGGAGAGTCTTCAATATTGAACTCAATCATGACCGTGACAAAG GTACTCATTGTTATCTTTGTCATAATTGCTGGATCGTTTAAGGTTGACGTTGCGAATTGGACTCCCTTTGCACCAAATGGTGCCAAGTCAATATTGACAGGAGCAACTGTGGTCTTCTTTGCATATGTAGGATTTGATGCAGTTGCTAATTCTGCGGAAGAATCCAAGAGACCGCAG AAGGATTTACCATTAGGCATCATTGGCAGCCTCATGATCTGTGTCGGGTTGTATATCGCTGTTTGCTTAGTGATTACTGGAATGGTTCCGTACGAACATCTAGGAGAAGAAGCACCTTTGGCTAATGCTTTCACCTCCAAGGGCTTGAAATATGTCTCAGTCCTAATTAGCTGCGGTGCGATTGCTGGACTTACAACAACACTCTTAGTTGGGCTCTATGTTCAG TCTCGGTTATATCTCGGACTTGGAAGAGACGGTTTACTACCAGCTATATTTGCCAAAGTCCACCCGGCGCGACAAACTCCAGTACATTCACAAGTTTGGGTTGGTCTTATTGCTAGCATTTTGGCAGGTTTTCTTAATGTTCACGTGCTCTCACACGTTCTCTCAGTTGGATCCTTG ACAGGGTATTCAGTTGTTTCAGCATGTGTGGTTACCCTACGCTGGAAGGACAATAAGACATCTAACGCGGATTCTACTAAGCGTATTTCTAATAGGGCGGAAGGCATCTTTTGCCTCGTTGCAATTGCCTGTTGCGGTTGTGCTACTGGCATCCTCTTCCGATTTGGTGCTTCATTTGTTTACCTCATAATAGCTTCTGTGATTGCAGTGTTTGCTGGTGCAACTCTCTACCTACGACAA GCTTATACTGATCCACCAGGTTTTTCTTGTCCCGGAGTTCCAATACTTCCGTCAATCAGCATTTTCatcaatatctttttattcGCTCAG CTCCACTATGAAGCCTGGGTGAGATTCGTTGTCCTAAACATTGTTGCGCTAGGCGTTTATGCATTTTACGGCCAGTTTCACGCCAAACCT GGTTCTGCTGGTGAAGTTTAG